In Brassica napus cultivar Da-Ae unplaced genomic scaffold, Da-Ae ScsIHWf_1462;HRSCAF=2054, whole genome shotgun sequence, one genomic interval encodes:
- the LOC125597496 gene encoding glutathione S-transferase T2-like, translating into MDSCCLRGFDLSTEAPPPVTSRSNHYTRLSVRKRVLSGNGLQRTSQQVQRWQEVKRAAIQCKQRWQKMNDLVSKFCGAYAAATKQRTSGQNEADTVKLAHEIFYNDQKIKFNLHHAWEELRNDQKWCEVASSRRDVSGKKRKCDDGAQSESSQATSNLGDEPTNRPPGVKAAKRASGKRSIADSLSASEYQTM; encoded by the exons ATGGACTCCTGTTGCCTAAGAGGCTTTGACCTCTCGACTGAAGCTCCTCCTCCTGTAACTTCAAGAAGCAACCACTACACAAGACTGTCGGTGAG AAAGCGGGTGCTTTCTGGCAACGGATTGCAGCGTACTTCGCAGCAAGTCCAAAGGTGGCAAGAGGTGAAACGAGCAGCCATCCAATGTAAGCAAAGGTGGCAGAAGATGAACGATCTTGTATCCAAGTTTTGTGGAGCCTATGCGGCTGCAACAAAACAGAGAACAAGTGGTCAGAACGAGGCTGATACTGTAAAACTGGCACACGAAATCTTCTACAACGATCAGAAGATTAAATTTAATCTTCACCATGCTTGGGAGGAGCTGAGGAATGACCAGAAATGGTGCGAAGTTGCTAGTAGCAGGCGCGATGTAAGTGGTAAGAAGAGAAAGTGTGATGATGGAGCACAATCAGAAAGCTCTCAAGCAACTTCCAACCTCGGTGATGAACCAACTAACCGACCTCCTGGCGTTAAGGCAGCCAAAAGAGCCTCTGGTAAGAGAAGCATCGCAGATAGCCTGTCTGCCTCTGAGTATCAGACCATGTAG